The Zeugodacus cucurbitae isolate PBARC_wt_2022May chromosome 4, idZeuCucr1.2, whole genome shotgun sequence genome includes the window TACTTTGGTTTCAGAGTAGCAGACACTCATAAGTCATGGATACCGAAAGTTATTTGTATTTGGTATCTTAACTGGGATGCAATCTGGATTCAccaaattttgttgctttttatgcTTGTGGGATAGCCGCGCAACTGAACATCATTATGTGGGAAAAGAATGGCAAAGTCGTACTCAATATGAGCCTAAACAGCAAAACGTCTCCGCTGAACCACTTGTAAATCCACAAGACATTTTCCTGCCACCTCTTCACGTTAAACCTAGGCCTTATAAAGAACTTCATCAAAGCATTAAACCGTGAAGGACCGGCTTTTCAGTATTTAGTTAAGTTGTTTCCTAAATTGTCATatgtaaaaatcaaagaaggaatatttgtcgGACCcgatattagaaaattaatggctgataaaaaatttacaaaatgtttatcGCCCTATGAAGCAGCCGCATTggcattttttcaaaatatcgttcACCACTTTCTTGGTAATCACAAATCCCCTAATTTTAAAGAACTTATTGGCGATAAgttgcaaaattatcgaaagattGGAGCTAGAATGTCTCTAAAGATCAATTTTCTGCATTCCCATCTCGATTTTTTCCCCGAAAACTTGAGTGATACGAGCAAGGAGAGCGGCTACACCAAGATCTAGCCAACATTGAAAGAAGATACCAAGGATTTTGGGATGAAGGCATGATGAGCGACTACTGTTGGACTCTAATACGTGAAACAGAtactaaacaatacaaaaggcaaagttccaccaatcttcatttctgatatgttacttttaagttaataaaatgaatattatttgacaaaaatcataaaaaattaaattcttgattatttcaaaaactagaatcaatcttaaaaaacgaaatgaagattcggattcagtgtcatcaactgtcatagaaaccacttttggttgcccagatccaaaaccgtgtatacttgtgttattaaatatagATTCATTGAACTGACTTTTCAAGCACGGagaagtaaaaaatatactGGTCTGATCAAACTCTAGACTCCTGATCCGAACATTTATGGTCTCTTCAAATTAgacaaaaattatcaattttacaATAGAAATTTAGAAACAATGTTTAACTGAGTGTTtagaacaaaaatgttttttacgtATTAACCCGCTTTgcaaaattttaagtaattgttcaaaattatgattaatacttcttaatattattttaattaacaattataaaaggcataaatacaattttctatataaatacacaaatatatatatacatacatgtttgtatgtaagtaaatacaCTGTGTGCACTGTGTGTATTTGTGCATTTATACAATTGAATTCATAATTTCCTATTATAATAACCAATCAAAATTGGAATTTAACTATAAGAAATTAACCAAAATAACGCAGTTAAGACGACGCGGATGTTGAAGAGCCAGCCTCCGCTGCAGCCTTCGCCTGATGATGCTTTGCCACCGCTTCCTGTGCTTTGCTCAGTTTAATTTTTCCCTCAACAGCACGGGAGCGCAATTCATTTTCAACTGATTTGTTTACAGTTTTTGAAatggcattttttattttttgctgttcatTGAATTTGGCCTTTTTCGGCTGAATTGGTGCATCtgagagaaaagaaaatatatttaaataagtaaaactatGCAGAGAGatattttattcattcattGATGAGTTAGCAGTTCCAAACTAAGCCAGCTTTTTTAGAATACTCACTGGATCTCCTCGTAAATGCCTTCTCgtttttctgcttttctttcttttgaACGCTGGCTGGTAATTTGGCTTTTTTAAACTTTCCCTGgaccattttaatatttataataattcagcTTCAgttgattgtttatgtttgaatatatttagtaGATGTAACACGTTGTTTTCTGATTGTTTGGCGGTTGTGTCAAAATCAGCTGTTTTCTACTTGTCTGTGCTGCCAATTTCGTTAACAGCAAACAAAAGGGTggggcatacttttaggcgccagagcgaatattcaaattataccgttttaaaatattttattaaaattgttaattttcttatatttatttccaaaattataGGATTATACCAATTGACTATATAGTCAACAAACAGTGTCCAGAAACAGTTAACCATACAAGTGAAGAACTTTTTCGCAAAaaaggttatttttttaaaacagcCCGCACAAAAATAATGTCAAAAACCTCTCATTTCGAAGCATAGATTTTTTAAgcgaatatgtattatatttattggttaaacatatttatgtatttcattcGTTTGTAGCATTTGTTTTTCATATGGTTTCCTTAATCTTTACACATTATTATCAACACTACTaaacatacatttacattaatataaaatattagatgACCACATGTCTCTTGTAGAAGCGTATAGTCGTAATTAATTGTGTGCGTGTTGGCCCACTTTGTTCGCCAAAAGGTAGTCCGTTGAGACTAAATTTCAATAACACATACTATGTAATTGTATTGTAATCATCTAAACATATAAACACGTACATACAATATAGAATAACAAATTAACTAGTTAGCTTTGCTACAATAATGCCCGTCACAATTAAACCTATTATCACAGCGATGGCTAAAAGTATTAGCATTTTGCGACGATAGCTACGGCGATACTGTGAGGCCTTAGCTAATTCCTCACGTCCCAATTCCACTTCTGTGGCAGCGTTCTCAACgctattttcgatattttctgcaaaaatgtgtgaaatatattaaaattaaatacacaatATTTACCAAATTCATTCACTTACCAACTTGTTCACCCTGTGTTTGTACAATATCATAGACGCGGCGCATTATCGCATTCACGTCTAGCACGTCAGCTTCAATCTGACGCAGCTGACGTTCGCGATCCACCAGCATATCCTGTTCGAATTGTAATCCCGCCGTTATCTGTGCCTGCTGCTGTAGAAATTCCGCACGCTCTGCCTCTGCTTGATCATCCTGTTGAGCGCCCAACTGTTCAATACTTTGGCGCATAGCCGCAGTGATGCGCTTCTGCACCGATGAATATTTCTCCACAACATTACGAAAATCATTTGTCAACTTCTCCAATTGCAGCTTCTGTTGTTTGTCACCACGCCTAACCACCGCCGTTAATCGTTGTATATCACGACTGATCGTATCGATGCGCGTATTTGCCTCGGCATGTATATTATGCACCTTGTTACGTGTAGCCTGCTGCTCCCGTCGTGTACCAATTACTTTGAGTATTTTCTCTAATTGTCGTGAGCTTGAATTTACTGCGCTGATATTTTGTCCAATATCCTCACTCAGCGACATAAATTCAGTAGGACTGAAACCGGAGAAGCTCACATCAGGCATAATAGCATTGGTGCTACTCGATGTAGCGCCATAATCACGATGCCCAACGGGTGGATTGTTTAAGTTGCGTGACATCACGGTGTTTCACAAGCGCTATGCGCACAAAGACTGCGTTAGAATTCAATGTAAGTATTGTGTGCTAGAAAAAAATCAATGCAAGAACTTTATGAGTACTCAAATGAAAAGAAACGATAACGGCACTGCActgctgtatgtatgtatgcatacaatTATGCACAAGGAAACATCATCACTACATTCCATTCTAGGCAAATCAAGCTTGCATAGCGCGACCACACAAACCACTAATAGCAACGCCCGCAGCTCAGTTAATGATTCATGCAACAGTTAATGCAATTGATATCAAATTCTAAGCTGAATTAATAGGATATACTATGGAAATCATATTTCATACTAATACGCTTCATTAATAAGACATGCTGCGTACATTGACTCTTTGTTTTCTGGCAGAGTTCATTGTCAAGATAGTCGAAGACTTTTATGGCTTCTTGGCAGTAAACACACATATTTGCGCATCAGCCTCACTATCAGCTAATCGATATAGAATTAACAACTTCAACTTTATTACACATGTAACACATTCGTGCagttaatttgttataaatgttATGGATTTTTTAGTTTGTCATACTAGTTAATCTTTAATCACATTCCACCCAACTCCCCCTTTTGTTTGGTTTTCCCTAgtactttgttaaaatatttgtaaggcCTAATTAGTCACTGCATACTTATGGAAAATAATATTCGTCTTGCTAATTTATACTTACCAGCAGCGCACTTATTGATTAAAGCACTATATGGAATTATTTACAAACTAAAcaagttgttatttttgtggaaaaattcgTTGGCTTAATAATGATTGTACGATAGCAATGAAAATAAACCCATTTCCACACAAAATAATGACACTTGCTGCAATGACGTTGCCGGACTACGGTAAGTTTGTGTAAATGATGGGCAGCACTGGCAATGACCTTGTAAGACAAATTGCAAATGGAGGG containing:
- the LOC105216610 gene encoding syntaxin-12, giving the protein MSRNLNNPPVGHRDYGATSSSTNAIMPDVSFSGFSPTEFMSLSEDIGQNISAVNSSSRQLEKILKVIGTRREQQATRNKVHNIHAEANTRIDTISRDIQRLTAVVRRGDKQQKLQLEKLTNDFRNVVEKYSSVQKRITAAMRQSIEQLGAQQDDQAEAERAEFLQQQAQITAGLQFEQDMLVDRERQLRQIEADVLDVNAIMRRVYDIVQTQGEQVENIENSVENAATEVELGREELAKASQYRRSYRRKMLILLAIAVIIGLIVTGIIVAKLTS
- the LOC105216517 gene encoding uncharacterized protein LOC105216517; the protein is MVQGKFKKAKLPASVQKKEKQKNEKAFTRRSNAPIQPKKAKFNEQQKIKNAISKTVNKSVENELRSRAVEGKIKLSKAQEAVAKHHQAKAAAEAGSSTSASS